A genome region from Candidatus Niyogibacteria bacterium includes the following:
- a CDS encoding 50S ribosomal protein L24, with translation MKGLKKEDTVFIISGKDRGKTGKILKVIPDLNKAIVEGANMVKKHRRPRRAGEKGSIIQISMPVRVSNLMLKCSHCKKPTRRAFKILDNKTKARICKKCGAET, from the coding sequence ATGAAAGGATTAAAAAAAGAAGACACCGTTTTTATAATTTCGGGAAAAGACCGGGGAAAAACCGGAAAGATTTTAAAAGTGATTCCTGATTTGAATAAAGCGATCGTGGAGGGGGCGAATATGGTAAAAAAACACCGCCGTCCCCGCCGCGCTGGAGAAAAAGGCAGTATCATTCAAATTTCAATGCCGGTTCGCGTTTCTAATTTGATGCTTAAGTGTTCTCATTGTAAAAAACCGACCCGGCGAGCTTTTAAGATTTTAGATAATAAAACAAAGGCGAGGATTTGCAAAAAATGCGGCGCGGAAACATAA
- the rplN gene encoding 50S ribosomal protein L14 — protein sequence MIQLRSMLSVADNSGAKLVQCIKVLGGTRRRYARLGDIIVVSVKMAEPRKLVKKKEVLKAVVVRQRAPFRRKDGSYLRFDDNSVVIIDGKEPKGGRIFGPIPRELRELGFAKIISLAPEVI from the coding sequence ATGATTCAGCTTCGGTCAATGTTGAGCGTCGCGGATAATTCCGGCGCCAAATTAGTCCAATGCATTAAAGTTCTTGGCGGAACGCGCCGTCGTTACGCGCGCTTGGGCGATATTATCGTTGTTTCCGTTAAAATGGCGGAGCCGAGAAAATTAGTCAAGAAAAAAGAAGTGCTGAAAGCCGTGGTGGTCCGCCAGAGAGCGCCTTTCAGAAGAAAAGACGGTTCTTATTTAAGGTTTGACGATAATTCCGTAGTGATTATAGACGGCAAAGAGCCGAAAGGAGGGCGGATTTTCGGGCCAATTCCCCGGGAATTGCGCGAATTGGGTTTTGCGAAGATTATTTCTTTGGCGCCGGAAGTAATTTAA
- the rpsQ gene encoding 30S ribosomal protein S17, with the protein MSASKILKGKVVSAAMKKTVVVAVERYVKHSRYGKYMKITKRYKAHDEKNEHKIGDEIMIQECRPLSRDKKFKVI; encoded by the coding sequence ATGTCGGCATCAAAAATTTTAAAAGGGAAAGTAGTGTCAGCGGCGATGAAAAAGACCGTGGTGGTGGCAGTGGAGCGGTATGTTAAACATTCCCGCTACGGAAAATATATGAAAATTACCAAACGTTATAAAGCCCATGATGAAAAAAATGAACATAAAATCGGAGATGAAATTATGATTCAAGAGTGCCGCCCCCTTTCCCGGGATAAAAAGTTCAAAGTAATATGA
- the rpmC gene encoding 50S ribosomal protein L29 gives MKIKELAAKSKEELKSLLDKERSNLLQFRFNVTAGKVKNLKEARQIRKNIAQLLTLLNR, from the coding sequence ATGAAAATAAAAGAACTTGCCGCAAAATCAAAAGAGGAATTAAAGTCTTTATTGGACAAAGAAAGGTCTAATCTGCTACAATTCAGGTTTAATGTGACGGCGGGAAAAGTAAAAAATTTAAAAGAAGCCCGGCAGATCAGGAAAAATATCGCTCAGCTTCTTACTTTGTTAAACCGCTGA
- the rplP gene encoding 50S ribosomal protein L16, which translates to MLFPKKVKHRKWQRGRNFERKIATRGITVAFGSFGLKTEDSCEISSRQIEAARKAITRYIQKGGKMWIRIFPDKPLTQKPPEVGMGKGKGDPVGYVAIVHPGQMLFEVDGISESEAREALRKAGAKLPVKTKFIARE; encoded by the coding sequence ATGTTGTTTCCTAAAAAAGTTAAACATAGAAAATGGCAAAGAGGGAGAAATTTTGAACGGAAAATTGCCACGCGCGGTATTACCGTGGCTTTTGGCAGTTTTGGCCTGAAAACCGAAGATTCCTGCGAAATTTCTTCCCGCCAAATTGAAGCGGCCAGAAAAGCCATTACTCGATATATTCAAAAAGGCGGAAAAATGTGGATCCGGATTTTTCCCGACAAGCCCCTTACTCAAAAACCGCCGGAAGTGGGAATGGGAAAAGGCAAGGGCGACCCGGTCGGCTATGTGGCGATCGTCCATCCCGGCCAGATGCTTTTTGAAGTGGATGGCATTTCGGAAAGCGAAGCGCGCGAAGCTTTAAGAAAAGCCGGCGCCAAGCTGCCCGTTAAAACAAAATTTATCGCCAGAGAATAA
- the rpsC gene encoding 30S ribosomal protein S3, which yields MTHTVHPYSFRLHSIRDWRSRWSRTKQYRDFLKTSVIVREWLEKRLRGMYVEDMEIECSPDSFSLKIKTSRPGMIIGRGGEGIEKLKKEMVKKINKLNLGGFKNIKLSVEEVKSPESHAKILAQMMAESLEKRLPFRRVMKQAIDRAIASKEVKGVKVALQGRLGGSEMGRYEWLHQGRIPLQTLRADVDFAREKAHLPYGDIGIKVWIYRGEIFEK from the coding sequence ATGACTCACACTGTTCATCCTTATTCATTTAGATTGCATAGTATCCGTGACTGGCGGTCGCGCTGGTCGCGCACCAAACAATATCGGGATTTTTTAAAAACCAGCGTTATCGTCAGAGAATGGCTGGAAAAACGCCTGCGCGGAATGTATGTGGAAGATATGGAAATTGAATGTTCTCCCGATTCTTTCAGCTTGAAAATTAAAACTTCGCGTCCCGGAATGATTATCGGACGCGGCGGCGAAGGAATAGAAAAACTAAAGAAAGAAATGGTAAAAAAAATAAACAAATTAAATTTAGGCGGATTCAAAAATATAAAATTATCCGTGGAAGAAGTAAAATCGCCCGAATCTCACGCGAAAATTCTCGCTCAAATGATGGCGGAAAGTTTGGAAAAACGCCTTCCTTTCCGGCGGGTGATGAAACAGGCCATTGACCGCGCGATCGCTTCCAAAGAAGTTAAAGGAGTGAAAGTGGCGCTTCAAGGCAGATTGGGAGGATCGGAAATGGGGCGTTATGAATGGCTGCATCAAGGCCGGATTCCTCTCCAAACTTTAAGAGCGGATGTTGATTTTGCGAGAGAAAAAGCCCATTTGCCTTATGGAGATATCGGAATAAAAGTCTGGATTTATCGGGGAGAAATTTTTGAAAAATAA
- the rplV gene encoding 50S ribosomal protein L22: MAEIKAKLNYLRISPRKVRLAADLMRNQKIRKAIKQLMFLNKRAAQPLKKLLESALANARNNFGIKDESRLYVKEIKVNEGPMLKRFRPRAFGRAAMIRKKTSHISLVLSEQEDNEVKKDNKIYPVRKTRNYVKKKIIGQKSLTKRLSNGI; the protein is encoded by the coding sequence ATGGCTGAAATTAAAGCAAAACTTAATTATTTGCGCATTTCTCCCCGTAAAGTCAGATTAGCGGCGGATTTAATGCGGAATCAAAAAATCCGGAAAGCGATTAAACAATTGATGTTTTTAAACAAAAGAGCGGCCCAGCCTTTAAAAAAGCTTCTTGAATCAGCTTTGGCTAACGCCCGAAATAATTTCGGAATTAAAGACGAAAGCCGCCTTTATGTCAAAGAAATCAAGGTTAATGAAGGCCCGATGCTTAAACGTTTCCGGCCGCGGGCATTTGGCCGGGCCGCCATGATCAGGAAAAAAACCAGCCATATTTCCCTTGTTCTTTCCGAACAGGAAGATAATGAAGTTAAAAAAGATAATAAAATTTATCCCGTTAGAAAGACAAGAAATTATGTTAAGAAAAAAATTATTGGACAAAAAAGTCTAACAAAGAGACTTTCTAACGGGATTTAA
- the rpsS gene encoding 30S ribosomal protein S19, whose protein sequence is MTRSSKKGPYVDEKLLKKIMKTARGTAIKTWARRSMISPEMVGHIFSVHNGKIFIEVAVKEEMVGHRLGEFSLTRKFTRHGGKIQKELEAKAKQAETEKAQAAKV, encoded by the coding sequence ATGACAAGATCAAGCAAAAAAGGTCCTTACGTGGATGAAAAATTATTGAAAAAAATAATGAAGACCGCGCGCGGCACGGCGATTAAGACGTGGGCGCGCCGTTCCATGATTTCGCCGGAGATGGTCGGCCATATTTTTTCGGTGCATAACGGAAAAATTTTCATAGAAGTGGCGGTAAAAGAAGAAATGGTCGGGCATCGTTTGGGAGAATTCAGCCTGACGCGGAAATTCACCAGGCATGGAGGCAAAATTCAAAAAGAATTGGAAGCAAAAGCCAAACAAGCGGAAACGGAAAAAGCCCAAGCCGCTAAAGTATAA
- the rplB gene encoding 50S ribosomal protein L2 has protein sequence MSIKQYKPITPSRRHITGINYRQFLSNKKAEKSLTAGFRRAAGRNAKGRITTYHKGGGHKRLWRTVDFKFDKKDIPGRIASIEYDPNRSAFIALVVFRDGEKRYLVMPDGLTVGKEIIISEKAEIVPGNRLPLKNIPVGTPVYNIELKPKTEARLVRSAGSSAVVLAHDEGKTQIKLPSREIRKINSLAWASIGQVSNSQHNLVVIGKAGRSRWLGIRPTVRGSAMNPCDHPYGGGEGRALRGTRRPKNRWGKGTRGVKTRKIKKYSDIFILQRREKKKRK, from the coding sequence ATGAGCATAAAACAATACAAACCAATTACTCCTTCCCGGAGGCATATTACGGGAATAAATTACCGCCAGTTTTTAAGCAATAAGAAAGCGGAAAAAAGTTTGACGGCCGGTTTTCGGCGCGCGGCCGGACGAAACGCCAAAGGAAGAATTACCACTTATCATAAAGGCGGCGGCCATAAGCGGCTTTGGCGGACAGTTGATTTTAAGTTTGATAAAAAAGATATTCCCGGACGGATTGCCAGCATAGAATACGATCCCAATCGCAGCGCTTTCATCGCTTTGGTTGTTTTTCGGGATGGCGAGAAGCGTTATCTGGTGATGCCTGACGGTTTAACGGTGGGAAAAGAAATCATAATCTCGGAAAAAGCGGAGATTGTTCCGGGTAATCGGCTTCCTTTAAAAAATATTCCGGTGGGTACGCCGGTTTACAATATTGAATTAAAGCCGAAAACCGAAGCGCGTCTGGTGCGTTCGGCCGGAAGCAGCGCGGTGGTTTTGGCTCATGACGAGGGAAAGACCCAGATAAAATTGCCGTCCCGCGAAATAAGAAAAATCAATTCTCTTGCTTGGGCGAGTATCGGGCAAGTTTCCAATTCCCAGCATAATTTGGTGGTGATCGGCAAGGCCGGACGCTCTCGCTGGCTGGGAATCAGGCCGACGGTCAGGGGTTCGGCGATGAATCCGTGCGATCATCCTTATGGCGGAGGCGAAGGCCGGGCGTTGCGCGGCACCCGCCGGCCGAAAAACAGATGGGGCAAAGGCACTCGCGGAGTAAAAACCAGAAAAATAAAAAAATATTCAGACATTTTTATCTTACAAAGAAGGGAAAAGAAAAAGAGAAAATAA
- a CDS encoding 50S ribosomal protein L23, protein MGLFNIFKRKKEKERFEKKRKEKLAEPKLNPVKNAVAGEAERGKAAAKLKESKLAQTVIFSPHLTEKSAYLSEELIRKEGSGGHYVFEVKDEANKPLIKKAIEELYGVKVKSVRILPKHCKIKFSRGVSGRRTSHKKTLVILKEGDKIEFV, encoded by the coding sequence ATGGGCTTATTTAATATCTTTAAAAGAAAAAAAGAAAAAGAAAGATTTGAGAAAAAGCGGAAAGAAAAATTAGCGGAACCAAAGCTGAATCCCGTTAAAAACGCGGTTGCCGGCGAGGCGGAGCGCGGAAAAGCGGCGGCAAAACTTAAAGAATCAAAATTAGCCCAAACCGTTATTTTTTCTCCCCATCTTACCGAAAAAAGCGCTTATTTAAGCGAAGAATTAATCAGAAAAGAAGGAAGCGGAGGGCATTATGTTTTTGAAGTAAAAGATGAGGCCAATAAACCGCTGATTAAAAAAGCGATTGAAGAGCTTTACGGCGTTAAAGTCAAAAGCGTCAGAATTTTGCCGAAACATTGCAAAATTAAATTCAGCCGCGGCGTTTCCGGCCGCCGGACGAGCCATAAAAAAACTCTGGTAATTTTGAAAGAAGGTGATAAAATAGAATTCGTTTGA
- the rplD gene encoding 50S ribosomal protein L4: MKAELYNQNGGKEGTIDVPESIFGLPWNPDLIHQVIVSLMANRRAATAHSKGRGEVRGGGKKPWRQKGTGRARHGSIRSPLWIGGGVTHGPLKEKIYDKKINKKMKNKALLVSFSKKTADKEIIFLNDLKFKEAKTKEAHNIFSALKKIKGFEKLGERGGRTLALLAKAAGDPIRAIKNLPQVEAREARNINALDILSYKYLVIPKETVKAIQEKFIRLNK; encoded by the coding sequence ATGAAAGCTGAATTATACAATCAAAATGGAGGAAAAGAAGGGACAATTGACGTGCCGGAAAGTATTTTCGGCTTGCCTTGGAATCCTGATTTGATCCATCAAGTCATTGTTTCGTTAATGGCTAATCGGCGCGCCGCCACCGCTCATAGCAAGGGACGCGGCGAAGTCAGGGGCGGCGGCAAAAAACCTTGGCGGCAAAAAGGCACTGGCCGGGCCCGCCACGGATCCATCCGTTCTCCTCTCTGGATCGGCGGCGGCGTTACTCACGGCCCGCTTAAGGAAAAAATTTATGATAAGAAAATAAATAAAAAGATGAAAAACAAGGCTCTTTTAGTTTCTTTTTCCAAAAAAACGGCAGACAAAGAGATTATTTTTTTAAACGATTTAAAATTTAAAGAAGCTAAAACGAAAGAAGCGCATAACATTTTTTCCGCCTTAAAAAAAATAAAAGGTTTTGAAAAATTAGGAGAGCGAGGCGGCCGGACTTTAGCGCTTTTGGCAAAAGCGGCGGGTGATCCAATCCGCGCCATAAAAAATTTGCCGCAAGTGGAGGCGCGTGAGGCGCGAAATATTAACGCGTTGGATATTTTGTCTTATAAATATCTGGTCATCCCGAAAGAAACGGTTAAAGCTATCCAGGAAAAATTTATCCGCCTGAATAAATAA
- the rplC gene encoding 50S ribosomal protein L3, translating into MTFILGIKKNMTQIFDEAGNVIPVTLIEAGPAVVTQVKNKEKDGYAAVQLGFGKKKNKNIKKPQKGHLDKAQEKSEKQNFNLRWLREFRVADESKYELGSVINASVFKEGDKVQVAGTVKGRGFQGVVKRHGFHGGPRTHGQKHSEREAGSIGGGGRAGGRVIKGMRMPGRMGGNRVTVKGLKIIKIDEKNNLLAVSGATPGMRGGLMEIVKL; encoded by the coding sequence ATGACTTTTATTTTAGGGATAAAAAAAAATATGACGCAGATTTTTGACGAAGCGGGCAACGTTATTCCGGTTACTTTAATAGAAGCCGGTCCGGCGGTGGTAACGCAGGTTAAAAATAAAGAGAAAGACGGCTACGCGGCTGTTCAGCTTGGTTTTGGAAAGAAAAAAAATAAAAACATAAAAAAACCGCAGAAAGGGCATCTTGATAAAGCGCAAGAAAAAAGCGAAAAGCAAAATTTTAATTTAAGATGGTTGAGGGAGTTTAGAGTTGCCGATGAATCAAAATACGAATTAGGAAGCGTTATTAACGCGTCGGTTTTTAAAGAAGGCGACAAAGTGCAGGTGGCCGGAACAGTCAAAGGCCGGGGTTTCCAGGGAGTGGTAAAGAGACACGGTTTTCATGGCGGTCCCCGCACGCACGGCCAAAAACATTCGGAACGGGAAGCCGGTTCAATCGGCGGAGGCGGCCGCGCCGGAGGCCGCGTTATCAAAGGCATGCGAATGCCCGGACGGATGGGCGGCAATCGGGTGACGGTTAAAGGTTTAAAAATTATAAAAATAGACGAGAAAAATAATTTATTGGCTGTTTCCGGAGCAACGCCGGGAATGAGAGGAGGATTAATGGAAATAGTAAAATTATAA
- the rpsJ gene encoding 30S ribosomal protein S10, giving the protein MAKAAAKKNEAVYQKLRIRIRAYDHKILDKGVKQIIDAALRYGAEVIGPVPLPTEIRKYTVNRSTFVHKNAREQFEMRVHKRMIDILNPSAKIIGALTDLSLPAGVDIEIKMM; this is encoded by the coding sequence ATGGCAAAAGCGGCGGCTAAAAAAAACGAAGCGGTTTATCAGAAACTGCGCATTAGGATAAGGGCTTACGACCATAAAATTTTAGACAAAGGCGTAAAGCAGATTATAGACGCCGCGCTCCGTTACGGAGCAGAGGTGATCGGTCCGGTGCCTTTGCCGACAGAAATAAGAAAATACACGGTTAATCGTTCCACTTTTGTGCACAAAAACGCCAGGGAACAGTTTGAAATGAGAGTGCATAAAAGAATGATTGATATTTTAAATCCTTCCGCTAAAATTATCGGCGCTCTGACGGATTTAAGTTTGCCGGCAGGCGTGGATATTGAGATTAAAATGATGTAA
- the tuf gene encoding elongation factor Tu, with protein sequence MAEKFERTKPHLNVGTIGHVDHGKTTLTAAILNVLNLAGQKVKLEKVEDIDNAPEERQRGITISLHHSEYETEKRHYAHIDAPGHADYIKNMITGAAQMDGAVLVVSAADGPMPQTREHILLARQVGVPAIVVFLNKVDMVDDPELVDLVEAEIRELLNKYEYPGSKTPIVRGSALKALEAKSINDEATKPILELVKQLDEYIPEPVREIDKPFLMPVEDIFSIEGRGTVVTGRIERGKIKIDEEIEIVGLRDTKKTTVTGIEMFNKSLDEGMAGDNAGVLIRGLKKEEVERGQVLAHPGTITPHTEFEAEVYILTKEEGGRHTPFFSGYKPQFYIRTTDVTGEAALPQGTEMVMPGDTVNLIIKLIAPVALEEKQRFAIREGGHTVGAGVVAKIIK encoded by the coding sequence ATGGCGGAAAAATTTGAAAGAACAAAACCTCATCTTAACGTCGGCACGATCGGACACGTAGACCACGGTAAAACCACTCTTACCGCGGCGATTTTAAATGTTCTTAATTTAGCCGGTCAAAAAGTAAAGTTGGAAAAAGTGGAAGATATTGACAACGCGCCGGAAGAAAGGCAAAGAGGCATTACTATTTCTCTCCATCATTCGGAATATGAGACTGAAAAAAGGCATTATGCGCACATTGACGCGCCCGGACACGCTGACTACATTAAAAATATGATTACCGGCGCGGCCCAGATGGACGGCGCGGTGCTCGTGGTTTCGGCCGCGGACGGCCCCATGCCTCAAACCAGAGAACATATTCTTTTGGCGCGCCAAGTAGGAGTGCCGGCGATTGTCGTTTTCCTGAATAAAGTTGATATGGTGGATGATCCGGAATTGGTGGATTTGGTGGAAGCGGAAATCCGCGAACTCTTAAATAAATATGAATACCCCGGAAGCAAGACTCCGATTGTCAGAGGGTCGGCGCTCAAAGCGCTGGAAGCAAAGTCCATTAACGACGAGGCGACTAAGCCGATTTTAGAGCTGGTTAAACAGCTTGATGAATATATTCCCGAGCCGGTGCGGGAAATTGATAAGCCGTTTTTAATGCCGGTGGAAGACATTTTTTCCATTGAGGGAAGAGGCACGGTGGTTACCGGCCGGATTGAAAGAGGCAAGATTAAAATAGATGAAGAGATAGAAATTGTCGGCCTTCGCGATACCAAAAAAACCACGGTTACCGGAATAGAAATGTTTAATAAATCTCTTGATGAAGGGATGGCGGGAGATAATGCCGGTGTTCTTATCCGCGGCCTTAAGAAAGAAGAAGTGGAGCGGGGCCAGGTTTTAGCTCATCCCGGAACCATTACTCCTCACACTGAATTTGAAGCTGAAGTTTATATTTTAACCAAAGAAGAAGGCGGCCGCCACACCCCGTTTTTCAGCGGTTACAAGCCCCAATTTTACATCCGAACCACCGATGTTACCGGCGAAGCCGCCTTGCCTCAAGGCACGGAAATGGTAATGCCGGGAGATACGGTTAATTTGATAATTAAATTAATCGCGCCGGTGGCTTTGGAAGAAAAACAGAGGTTTGCTATCCGTGAAGGAGGGCATACTGTCGGCGCCGGAGTGGTGGCAAAAATCATTAAATAA
- a CDS encoding tetratricopeptide repeat protein, translating into MNLLPTKEASKLLNKAWNLDQKALLYTKNKKQAKVLWKESMKICEKLLKEFSDNINLLFKIATIYQHQGKFDKSKYFLYKAKKYYPENFLVEYYLGNLYRAKSNHKLAVKYYEMAFKHSRGNKLIKQSLENYKKFLKSL; encoded by the coding sequence ATGAATTTATTACCCACCAAAGAAGCGTCTAAATTATTAAATAAAGCTTGGAATTTAGACCAAAAAGCTCTGTTGTATACGAAAAATAAAAAACAAGCAAAAGTTTTATGGAAAGAATCAATGAAGATTTGTGAAAAACTTTTAAAAGAATTTTCCGATAACATAAATCTTTTATTTAAAATTGCTACTATTTATCAACATCAGGGTAAATTTGATAAATCAAAATATTTTTTATATAAAGCTAAAAAATATTATCCTGAAAACTTTTTGGTTGAATATTATTTAGGTAATCTCTATAGGGCAAAAAGTAATCATAAATTAGCTGTAAAATATTATGAAATGGCGTTTAAACATTCAAGAGGAAATAAATTAATAAAACAAAGCTTAGAAAACTATAAAAAATTTTTAAAATCTCTGTAA
- a CDS encoding aminotransferase class III-fold pyridoxal phosphate-dependent enzyme — translation MGETGLETLRTLELIARHKKVLATTTHNPNLPVFVEKGKGIYVWDNNGKKYIDCFSQVGIADIGHCHPEVVEAIKIQAERLMACIGTDVYNTVQIEAAEKLSEITKKSFPQRDWRVYFCSSGGEANNAAIKLLLDQRPQRKKFISFLGAFHGRFGYALDIASSKSLHKTGFPKALDVIHLPYPDCLHCAYEKSAADCGQLCVRFIEKEILGRLCDPKEISGVIMEPIQGEGGFVVPNSAAIRKLYNLCQKYGWVLVSDEVQAGLGRTGKMFAIEHFEVTPDIICLAKKLGSGVPIGAIVFPRDWDFTKSGRHSTTFGGGPLGWAAAIATLKVLEKENLVENAAKMGSYFLAEMKKIQKFYYKIIGDVRGLGLMIGVEFINEEGRPNSAFRDAVLKKGLDNGLLLLGAGHSERNPVIRFLPPLTVTKDEVDLIIHKFHRSLREIYKAAN, via the coding sequence ATGGGAGAAACAGGTTTAGAAACATTAAGAACTTTAGAATTAATTGCCAGACATAAAAAGGTTTTGGCGACCACAACTCATAATCCTAATTTGCCGGTGTTTGTTGAAAAAGGCAAAGGTATTTATGTTTGGGATAATAACGGCAAAAAATACATTGACTGTTTTTCGCAGGTTGGCATCGCTGATATCGGGCATTGCCATCCTGAAGTTGTTGAAGCGATAAAAATACAAGCCGAGAGATTAATGGCCTGTATAGGCACTGATGTTTATAACACTGTTCAAATTGAGGCAGCGGAAAAACTGTCCGAAATAACAAAAAAGAGTTTTCCGCAAAGAGATTGGCGGGTTTATTTTTGTTCTTCCGGTGGAGAGGCGAATAATGCCGCCATAAAACTTTTGCTTGACCAAAGGCCCCAACGCAAGAAATTCATCAGTTTTCTCGGCGCTTTTCACGGGAGATTCGGTTATGCTCTGGATATTGCTTCAAGTAAATCGCTTCATAAAACAGGTTTTCCAAAAGCTCTGGATGTGATTCATCTGCCGTATCCCGATTGTTTGCATTGCGCTTATGAAAAAAGCGCGGCTGACTGCGGCCAGCTTTGTGTCCGTTTTATTGAGAAAGAAATTCTCGGCAGGCTTTGTGATCCGAAAGAAATAAGCGGAGTGATCATGGAGCCGATTCAGGGCGAGGGAGGATTTGTTGTCCCAAACTCCGCGGCAATAAGAAAACTGTACAATCTTTGCCAAAAATACGGATGGGTGTTGGTTTCAGATGAAGTTCAGGCAGGTTTAGGCAGGACCGGAAAAATGTTCGCGATTGAACATTTTGAAGTTACGCCGGATATTATTTGTCTGGCGAAGAAACTTGGTTCTGGCGTTCCGATCGGCGCGATTGTTTTTCCGCGAGATTGGGATTTTACAAAATCCGGCCGGCATTCCACCACTTTTGGCGGTGGACCGTTGGGTTGGGCTGCGGCTATCGCTACATTGAAAGTTCTGGAAAAAGAGAATTTAGTTGAAAATGCCGCGAAGATGGGAAGTTATTTTTTAGCGGAAATGAAAAAAATCCAGAAATTTTATTATAAAATAATCGGCGATGTCAGGGGATTAGGCCTGATGATCGGAGTGGAATTTATTAACGAGGAAGGCCGGCCAAATTCTGCTTTCAGAGATGCTGTTTTGAAAAAAGGCCTTGATAACGGTCTTCTCCTATTAGGAGCCGGGCATTCCGAAAGAAACCCGGTTATCCGTTTTTTGCCGCCATTAACGGTGACAAAAGACGAAGTTGATTTAATAATACATAAATTTCACCGCTCTTTGCGGGAAATTTATAAAGCGGCGAATTAA